One stretch of Amycolatopsis sp. NBC_00345 DNA includes these proteins:
- the glyA gene encoding serine hydroxymethyltransferase — protein MTTFDAPLSVVDPEVAAAVAAELDRQQSTLEMIASENFAPVGVLEAQGSVLTNKYAEGYPGRRYYGGCEHVDVVEQLAIDRAKALFGAEHANVQPHSGAQANAAAMVSVLKPGDTILGLDLAHGGHLTHGMKINFSGKLYNVVAYHVDKETGIVDLAEIERLAVEHKPKLIIAGWSAYPRQLDFAEFRRIADLVDARLMVDMAHFAGLVAAGLHPSPVPHADIVTTTTHKTLGGPRGGLILCREELAKKINSAVFPGQQGGPLEHVIAAKAVALKIAATDEFRERQERTLTGSRILADRLSRSDCAEAGVRVLTGGTDVHLVLVDLVNSELNGQEAEDRLHSVGITVNRNAVPFDPRPPMITSGLRIGTPALATRGFDADDFTEVADVIAQALKPDFDESVRQTLSGRVELLAKKHPLYADLAR, from the coding sequence ATGACGACGTTCGACGCCCCCCTGTCCGTCGTGGACCCGGAGGTCGCCGCTGCCGTGGCGGCCGAGCTGGACCGCCAGCAATCCACGCTGGAGATGATCGCGTCCGAGAACTTCGCGCCGGTGGGCGTGCTCGAGGCGCAGGGCTCGGTGCTGACCAACAAGTACGCCGAGGGTTACCCCGGCCGTCGGTACTACGGCGGCTGCGAGCACGTCGACGTCGTCGAGCAGCTGGCGATCGACCGGGCCAAGGCGCTGTTCGGCGCCGAGCACGCGAACGTGCAGCCGCACTCGGGCGCGCAGGCCAACGCGGCGGCGATGGTCTCCGTGCTGAAGCCGGGGGACACGATCCTCGGCCTCGACCTCGCGCACGGCGGGCACCTCACGCATGGGATGAAGATCAACTTCTCCGGCAAGCTTTACAACGTGGTCGCCTACCACGTCGACAAGGAGACGGGGATCGTCGACCTCGCCGAGATCGAGCGGCTGGCGGTCGAGCACAAGCCGAAGCTGATCATCGCCGGCTGGTCGGCCTACCCGCGTCAGCTGGACTTCGCCGAGTTCCGCCGGATCGCCGACCTGGTCGACGCGCGCCTGATGGTGGACATGGCGCACTTCGCCGGCCTGGTGGCCGCGGGGCTGCACCCGTCGCCGGTGCCGCACGCCGACATCGTCACCACCACCACGCACAAGACCCTCGGCGGCCCGCGCGGCGGCCTGATCCTGTGCCGCGAGGAGCTGGCGAAGAAGATCAACTCGGCGGTGTTCCCCGGCCAGCAGGGCGGGCCGCTGGAGCACGTGATCGCGGCGAAGGCCGTGGCACTGAAGATCGCGGCGACCGACGAGTTCCGCGAGCGGCAGGAGCGGACCCTGACGGGTTCGCGGATCCTGGCCGACCGGCTTTCGCGCTCGGACTGCGCCGAGGCGGGCGTGCGCGTGCTCACCGGCGGCACCGACGTGCACCTGGTGCTGGTCGACCTGGTCAACTCCGAGCTGAACGGCCAGGAGGCCGAGGACCGGCTGCACTCCGTGGGCATCACGGTCAACCGCAACGCGGTGCCGTTCGACCCGCGCCCGCCGATGATCACCTCCGGCCTGCGCATCGGCACCCCGGCGCTGGCCACCCGCGGCTTCGACGCCGACGACTTCACCGAGGTCGCCGACGTCATCGCCCAGGCGCTCAAACCCGACTTCGACGAATCCGTGCGGCAAACGCTGAGCGGCCGCGTCGAGCTGCTGGCCAAGAAGCACCCGCTGTACGCGGACCTGGCCCGATGA
- a CDS encoding FadR/GntR family transcriptional regulator, whose product MEATSVVSAGEALFRPVRAGNAFEETVERLLQAIRLGVVGAGERLPSERELAERLGVSRVTLREAIRALADAGYVESRRGRYGGTFVNQSLPEPVEGSPGEVDAAALEDALCLRHVLETGAAEAAAARTLSPADRRHLTGTLGEAATAGLADYRRKDSRLHLAIAEVTASGSLTTAMADARTRVNQLLDRIPLLEPNLEHSNAQHAAIVDAILAGDPVAARRAMAEHIEGTASLLRAFLA is encoded by the coding sequence GTGGAGGCGACGTCGGTGGTGAGCGCGGGTGAGGCCCTGTTCCGGCCCGTGCGCGCCGGCAATGCCTTCGAGGAGACCGTCGAACGCCTGCTGCAGGCGATCCGGCTCGGGGTGGTCGGGGCGGGGGAGCGGCTGCCGTCCGAGCGGGAGCTGGCCGAGCGGCTCGGCGTCAGCCGGGTGACGCTGCGGGAGGCGATCCGCGCGCTCGCTGACGCCGGGTACGTCGAGTCGAGGCGCGGGCGGTACGGCGGCACGTTTGTCAACCAGAGCCTGCCGGAGCCCGTCGAGGGCAGCCCCGGGGAGGTCGACGCCGCGGCGCTGGAGGACGCGCTCTGCCTGCGTCACGTGCTGGAGACCGGGGCCGCCGAGGCCGCCGCCGCGCGCACGCTCAGCCCGGCCGACCGCCGTCACCTCACCGGCACGCTCGGCGAGGCCGCGACCGCCGGCTTGGCCGACTACCGGCGCAAGGACTCCCGGCTGCACCTCGCGATCGCCGAGGTCACCGCGTCCGGCTCGCTCACCACCGCGATGGCCGACGCCCGGACGCGCGTGAACCAGCTGCTCGACCGGATCCCGCTGCTCGAGCCCAACCTGGAGCACTCGAACGCCCAGCACGCGGCGATCGTCGACGCGATACTGGCGGGCGACCCGGTGGCCGCGCGACGGGCGATGGCCGAGCACATCGAGGGCACCGCGTCGTTGCTGCGCGCCTTCCTCGCGTGA
- a CDS encoding transglycosylase domain-containing protein — protein sequence MDPADDPRAPRRRKWRKIRRITYCVFGVAVGVPLIAFWVAYLLLDVRSPQDVLSSLNKTVVLKYADGTELLKVPPAEGDRLFVPYAKVPSKLRDAIIATEDPTFWDNAGFDPTGIGRAFLTGVGGGSGITQQYIKKSTGDDDATIGRKLEELVLATKITQQQSKEQIFESYVNIISFGRGTFGPAAAMNAYFGRNLDDSMTWSEAAFLAGMIQSPSVHDPAVSGDAHAAKRWDYVRDKVVERGYVKGADAAAMTYPGAEIQAPSETRASRLSYDEYHVKQQVLAELEQDGFPLSRLQLGNLTVQTTLDRGAQAAARTALADRLKGEPKEFRGGLVSVDPSTGAVRAYDGGNDGVRDNAGTAHAPGSAFYPFTLAAGLRKGISPDAPVASPGRVRFLGEDFIYPDRCGKPCTLRSAMASGADTPFIGLAGKVGPDALSSTARDAGIPETIDGAPTMREKDGYLIGSGIAVGRYPLRPLDLAGAYASFADGGLRTTPHLVEKVLDEDGAVVWQHDDTAKPAFDADPDASKRIADGVTGVLQTALPDGRPAALRTGEFQHGNTADNQDGWAIGYTPQLATAVWIGSDDDRRLFDAEGAKLVGATVPADIWRAFMTQTHKSLPVRWDASSLPPVWTKPGLPIPPGMPVQQGPGS from the coding sequence ATCGATCCAGCGGATGACCCCCGCGCGCCACGTCGTCGTAAATGGCGCAAGATCCGCCGGATCACCTACTGCGTCTTCGGTGTCGCCGTCGGCGTGCCGCTGATCGCGTTCTGGGTCGCCTACCTGCTGCTGGACGTCCGCAGCCCGCAGGATGTGCTCTCCTCACTGAACAAAACGGTGGTGCTGAAGTACGCCGACGGCACCGAACTGCTCAAGGTTCCACCGGCCGAAGGCGATCGCTTGTTCGTGCCGTATGCGAAGGTGCCCTCGAAGCTGCGCGACGCGATCATCGCGACCGAGGACCCGACGTTCTGGGACAACGCCGGCTTCGACCCCACCGGCATCGGCCGCGCGTTCCTCACCGGCGTCGGCGGCGGCTCCGGCATCACGCAGCAGTACATCAAGAAGTCCACCGGCGACGACGACGCGACGATCGGGCGCAAGCTCGAGGAGCTGGTGCTCGCCACGAAGATCACGCAGCAGCAGAGCAAAGAGCAGATCTTCGAGAGCTACGTCAACATCATCTCGTTCGGCCGCGGCACGTTCGGCCCGGCGGCGGCGATGAACGCGTACTTCGGCCGGAACCTCGACGACAGCATGACCTGGAGCGAGGCCGCCTTCCTGGCCGGGATGATCCAGTCGCCCTCGGTGCACGACCCCGCGGTGTCCGGCGACGCGCACGCGGCGAAGCGCTGGGACTACGTGCGCGACAAGGTCGTGGAGCGCGGTTACGTCAAGGGCGCGGACGCCGCGGCGATGACGTACCCGGGCGCGGAGATCCAGGCGCCCTCGGAGACGCGTGCCAGCCGGCTGAGCTACGACGAGTACCACGTCAAACAGCAGGTGCTCGCCGAGCTGGAGCAGGACGGGTTCCCGCTTTCCCGGCTGCAGCTGGGAAACCTGACCGTGCAGACCACGCTGGACCGCGGGGCGCAGGCCGCCGCGCGCACGGCGCTGGCCGACCGGCTGAAGGGCGAGCCCAAGGAGTTCCGCGGCGGCCTGGTGTCCGTCGACCCGTCGACCGGCGCGGTGCGCGCGTACGACGGGGGCAACGACGGCGTCCGCGACAACGCCGGCACGGCGCACGCGCCGGGCTCCGCGTTCTACCCGTTCACCCTCGCCGCCGGGCTGCGTAAGGGGATCTCGCCCGACGCCCCGGTGGCGTCGCCGGGCCGGGTCCGCTTCCTCGGGGAGGACTTCATCTATCCCGACCGCTGTGGCAAACCCTGCACCCTGCGCAGCGCCATGGCCTCGGGCGCGGACACCCCGTTCATCGGGCTGGCCGGCAAGGTCGGGCCGGACGCGCTGAGCTCGACGGCGCGGGACGCCGGCATCCCGGAGACCATCGACGGCGCGCCGACGATGCGGGAAAAGGACGGCTACCTGATCGGCTCGGGCATCGCCGTCGGCCGGTATCCGTTGCGGCCACTGGACTTGGCCGGCGCGTACGCGAGCTTCGCCGACGGCGGCCTGCGCACCACGCCGCACCTGGTGGAGAAGGTCCTCGACGAGGACGGCGCCGTCGTGTGGCAGCACGACGACACGGCCAAGCCCGCCTTCGACGCCGACCCGGACGCGAGCAAGCGCATCGCCGACGGGGTGACCGGCGTGCTGCAGACGGCCCTGCCCGACGGCCGCCCCGCCGCGCTGCGCACGGGCGAGTTCCAGCACGGCAACACCGCCGACAACCAGGACGGCTGGGCGATCGGCTACACCCCGCAGCTCGCCACGGCGGTGTGGATCGGCTCCGACGACGACCGCCGCCTGTTCGACGCCGAGGGCGCCAAGCTGGTCGGCGCGACCGTGCCCGCCGACATCTGGCGGGCCTTCATGACGCAGACGCACAAGTCGCTGCCGGTCCGCTGGGACGCCTCGTCCCTGCCGCCGGTGTGGACCAAACCCGGCCTGCCTATCCCACCTGGCATGCCCGTCCAGCAGGGCCCTGGCTCGTGA
- a CDS encoding aminotransferase-like domain-containing protein, whose translation MDDYRVVADELAAEIEAGRLRPGDRLPPQRRFARDRGIAGSTAARVYSELIRRGLAIGEVGRGTFVRAARPAPEPALAEPGDARVDLELNFAVLPSQSAKLAYALEPLLRADVFTDSLYPVGAAGTKAVREAAAGLLARGGWTPDPGTVLITGNGRQGIAAAVSAFVPMGERLAVEALTYPVVKAMATRLGVELVPIETDADGLVPAALAAAHAAAPVRALYVQPTLHNPLGPTMPAARRAELADTVRRLDLPVVEDGIYTFLRPDTAPLAALAPERTVFVDSLSKRVAPGLTAGFLVTPAQWTSRLAAAVRSGGWAASRFAMEAATRWIASGVLAEVEDAKRADAAKRAKIVDDRLAGFRVLGDPAAYHRWWELPEQWRAETFVAAAARRGIALSPAAAFAVLPGHAPNAVRIAVSAPPEETLAAALDALAGLAAGSPEDTLVD comes from the coding sequence ATGGACGACTACCGGGTCGTCGCGGACGAGCTCGCCGCCGAAATCGAGGCCGGGCGCCTGCGTCCCGGCGACCGTCTGCCGCCGCAGCGCCGCTTCGCGCGTGACCGCGGGATCGCCGGCTCCACCGCCGCCCGGGTGTACAGCGAGCTGATCCGCCGAGGGCTCGCCATCGGCGAAGTCGGCAGGGGGACTTTCGTGCGCGCCGCGCGTCCGGCGCCCGAGCCCGCGCTGGCCGAGCCGGGTGACGCGCGCGTGGACCTGGAGCTCAACTTCGCCGTGCTGCCAAGCCAGTCCGCGAAGCTCGCGTACGCGCTGGAGCCGCTGCTCCGCGCCGACGTCTTCACGGACTCGCTGTACCCGGTGGGCGCGGCGGGCACGAAGGCCGTCCGCGAAGCCGCCGCCGGACTGCTCGCTCGCGGCGGCTGGACGCCCGACCCGGGCACGGTGCTGATCACCGGCAACGGCCGTCAAGGCATCGCGGCGGCCGTCTCGGCGTTCGTGCCGATGGGGGAGCGGCTGGCTGTCGAGGCGCTGACGTATCCCGTGGTCAAGGCGATGGCGACGCGGCTGGGCGTTGAGCTGGTGCCGATCGAGACCGACGCCGACGGCCTGGTCCCCGCCGCGCTCGCGGCCGCCCACGCGGCGGCGCCGGTGCGCGCGCTCTACGTCCAGCCGACGCTGCACAACCCGCTCGGCCCGACCATGCCCGCGGCCCGGCGCGCCGAGCTGGCGGACACCGTGCGGAGGCTGGACCTGCCCGTGGTCGAGGACGGCATCTACACGTTCCTGCGCCCGGACACCGCGCCGCTCGCCGCGCTGGCGCCGGAGCGGACGGTGTTCGTCGACAGCTTGTCCAAGCGCGTCGCTCCCGGGCTCACGGCGGGTTTCCTGGTGACGCCCGCGCAGTGGACTTCGCGGCTGGCCGCGGCCGTGCGCTCGGGCGGCTGGGCGGCGTCGCGCTTCGCCATGGAGGCGGCGACGCGCTGGATCGCCAGCGGCGTGTTGGCGGAGGTCGAAGACGCGAAGCGCGCCGACGCAGCGAAGCGCGCGAAGATCGTGGACGACCGGCTCGCCGGCTTCCGCGTGCTCGGCGACCCGGCCGCTTACCACCGTTGGTGGGAGCTGCCGGAACAGTGGCGCGCGGAGACGTTCGTGGCGGCGGCCGCGCGGCGGGGCATCGCGCTCTCGCCCGCGGCCGCGTTCGCCGTGCTGCCGGGACACGCGCCGAACGCCGTGCGCATCGCCGTTTCCGCGCCACCGGAGGAAACCCTGGCCGCGGCGCTCGACGCGCTGGCCGGGCTGGCGGCCGGGTCACCGGAGGACACCCTCGTTGATTAG
- a CDS encoding helix-turn-helix domain-containing protein: MTSESPGRKNRVLDAKSLRALAHPLRIRLLDLLEEDGPATATGLGKRVGESSGTTSWHLRQLADAGLVVEDTERGSKRERWWKPAQNSTQLNSADFLHDPELAGPVTTYLHQVIEQRYREEVQFIAELPQRGGTWADKAMFNNVRLSLTPDEAQEMSREASALIEKYRRDARPGDDSVIAHWAAFPRTARPETEQ, encoded by the coding sequence ATGACCTCGGAGAGCCCCGGCCGCAAGAACCGCGTCCTCGACGCGAAGTCGCTGCGCGCGCTGGCCCACCCGCTGCGGATCCGGCTGCTCGACCTGCTGGAGGAGGACGGCCCGGCCACGGCGACCGGCCTCGGCAAACGCGTCGGGGAGAGTTCCGGGACCACGTCGTGGCACCTGCGCCAGCTCGCCGACGCGGGCCTGGTCGTGGAGGACACCGAACGCGGCTCCAAGCGGGAGCGCTGGTGGAAGCCGGCCCAGAACTCGACCCAGTTGAACTCGGCGGACTTCCTCCACGACCCGGAGCTGGCCGGACCGGTCACGACCTACCTGCACCAGGTCATCGAGCAGCGCTACCGGGAGGAGGTCCAGTTCATCGCCGAGCTGCCCCAGCGGGGCGGCACCTGGGCCGACAAGGCGATGTTCAACAACGTCCGGCTCTCCCTCACCCCCGACGAGGCACAGGAGATGAGCCGGGAGGCGTCCGCGCTGATCGAGAAGTACCGCCGCGACGCGCGGCCCGGCGACGACTCCGTGATCGCGCACTGGGCGGCGTTCCCGCGCACCGCCCGTCCGGAAACCGAACAGTGA
- a CDS encoding O-methyltransferase: MNRELWTEVDAYLSDALIPADPVLDAALADSTAAGLPAIAVAPNQGKLLHLLAVTAGARSILEIGTLGGYSTIWLARALPAGGKLVTCEYEPKHAKVARANLDRAGFGEDVVDIRVGPALETLPGLTGPFDFVFIDADKVNLPGYLAAALELSRPGTTIVVDNVVRHGAVVDEASSDPSVQGVRRMLEAMTGDDRIDATAVQTVGDKGYDGFVLARVR, encoded by the coding sequence ATGAACCGCGAACTCTGGACCGAAGTCGACGCTTACCTGTCCGACGCGCTGATCCCCGCCGACCCCGTGCTCGACGCCGCACTGGCCGACTCGACGGCGGCCGGGCTGCCGGCCATCGCCGTCGCGCCCAACCAGGGCAAGCTGCTGCACCTGCTGGCCGTGACGGCCGGCGCGCGGTCGATCCTGGAGATCGGCACGCTCGGCGGGTACAGCACGATCTGGCTCGCCCGCGCGCTTCCGGCCGGCGGCAAACTCGTGACCTGTGAATACGAGCCGAAGCACGCCAAGGTCGCGCGCGCGAACCTCGACCGCGCGGGCTTCGGCGAGGACGTGGTGGACATCCGCGTCGGCCCCGCGCTGGAGACGCTGCCCGGGCTGACCGGGCCGTTCGACTTCGTCTTCATCGACGCCGACAAGGTCAACCTGCCCGGGTACCTCGCCGCCGCGCTCGAACTCTCCCGGCCCGGCACGACGATCGTCGTCGACAACGTCGTCCGCCACGGCGCCGTGGTCGACGAAGCCAGCTCCGACCCCTCCGTGCAGGGCGTGCGGCGGATGCTCGAGGCGATGACGGGCGACGACCGCATCGACGCCACGGCCGTGCAGACCGTCGGCGACAAGGGTTACGACGGGTTCGTGCTCGCCCGCGTCCGCTGA
- a CDS encoding L-serine ammonia-lyase has product MAISVFDLFSVGIGPSSSHTVGPMRAARTFVDGLAEDGTLGSVARVQAELFGSLGATGFGHGSDKAVLLGLSGERPEEINTDTVPAKVAAIRESGRLSVRGEHEVVFVEDTDLTMHRRKSLPAHPNGMVFRAFDAEGGLLRERTYYSVGGGFVRDESYETDAVFIEDSTPVPFPFRTGADLLKHCADTGLPASEIMMRNELSWRSREEVRSGLLAIWAVMVECVDNGIAHEGVLPGGLKVPRRAKALHDKLIAEDGVGDPLYAMDWVSLYALAVNEENAAGGRVVTAPTNGAAGIIPAVLHYYQRFIRGSSDDGIVTFLLTAGAIGSILKQTGSISGAEVGCQGEVGSASAMAAAALTEVLGGSPAQVENAAEIGVEHHLGLTCDPVGGLVQIPCIERNAVGASKAIHAARMAMRGDGSHVVTLDKAIKTMRETGADMSVKYKETARGGLAVNVIEC; this is encoded by the coding sequence ATGGCGATCAGCGTCTTCGACCTGTTTTCCGTCGGCATCGGGCCGTCCAGCTCGCACACCGTCGGCCCGATGCGCGCCGCCCGGACCTTTGTGGACGGTCTCGCCGAGGACGGCACCCTGGGCAGCGTGGCCCGGGTGCAGGCGGAGCTGTTCGGCTCGCTCGGCGCGACCGGCTTCGGCCACGGCAGTGACAAGGCCGTGCTGCTCGGGCTGTCCGGTGAACGGCCGGAGGAGATCAACACCGACACGGTGCCGGCGAAGGTCGCCGCGATCCGCGAGTCCGGCCGGCTGTCCGTGCGCGGCGAGCACGAGGTCGTGTTCGTCGAGGACACCGACCTGACCATGCACCGGCGCAAGTCGCTGCCGGCGCACCCCAACGGGATGGTGTTCCGCGCCTTCGACGCCGAGGGCGGGCTGCTGCGCGAGCGCACGTACTACTCGGTCGGCGGCGGGTTCGTCCGCGACGAGTCCTACGAGACGGACGCGGTGTTCATCGAGGACTCGACCCCGGTGCCGTTCCCCTTCCGCACGGGCGCGGACCTGCTGAAGCACTGCGCCGACACGGGTCTGCCGGCCAGCGAGATCATGATGCGCAACGAGCTGTCGTGGCGTTCTCGCGAAGAGGTGCGGTCCGGGCTGCTGGCGATCTGGGCCGTGATGGTCGAGTGCGTGGACAACGGCATCGCCCACGAGGGTGTGCTGCCCGGCGGGCTGAAGGTGCCCCGGCGCGCGAAAGCGTTGCACGACAAGCTGATCGCCGAAGACGGTGTGGGCGACCCGCTGTACGCGATGGACTGGGTGAGCCTCTACGCGCTGGCCGTCAACGAGGAGAACGCCGCCGGCGGCCGCGTGGTGACCGCGCCGACGAACGGCGCCGCCGGCATCATCCCCGCCGTGCTGCACTACTACCAGCGCTTCATCCGCGGCTCGTCCGACGACGGCATCGTGACGTTCCTGCTCACCGCGGGCGCGATCGGCTCGATCCTCAAGCAGACCGGGTCGATCTCGGGTGCCGAGGTCGGCTGCCAGGGTGAGGTCGGCTCGGCCTCGGCCATGGCGGCGGCCGCGCTGACCGAGGTGCTGGGCGGCTCGCCGGCGCAGGTGGAGAACGCCGCCGAGATCGGCGTCGAGCACCACCTGGGCCTGACCTGCGACCCGGTCGGCGGCCTGGTGCAGATCCCGTGCATCGAGCGCAACGCGGTCGGCGCGTCCAAGGCGATCCACGCCGCCCGCATGGCCATGCGCGGCGACGGCAGCCACGTGGTCACCCTGGACAAGGCGATCAAGACGATGCGCGAGACCGGCGCGGACATGAGCGTGAAGTACAAGGAGACGGCGCGCGGCGGCCTGGCCGTCAACGTGATCGAGTGCTGA
- the lipA gene encoding lipoyl synthase: protein MSAAPEGRKLLRLEVRNSETPIEKKPSWIKTRVRMGPEFTELKGLVRREGLHTVCEEAGCPNIYECWEDREATFLIGGDQCTRRCDFCQIDTGKPADLDRTEPRKVAESVQAMGLRYSTITGVARDDLDDGGAWLYAETVRQIHELNPGTGVELLIPDFNADPEQLAEVFGSRPEVLAHNVETVPRIFKRIRPGFRYARSLEVITRAREAGLVTKSNLILGMGETPDEVGAAMQDLVDAGCEILTITQYLRPSPRHHPVDRWVKPEEFVEHSKAAESMGFAGVMAGPLVRSSYRAGRLYAQTKAHRGEDLPDNLSHLAEQGPAAQEASSLLTR, encoded by the coding sequence ATGAGCGCGGCGCCCGAGGGGCGGAAGTTGTTGCGGTTGGAGGTCCGTAACAGTGAGACGCCGATTGAGAAGAAGCCGTCGTGGATCAAGACGCGGGTGCGGATGGGGCCTGAGTTCACCGAGCTGAAGGGTTTGGTGCGCCGGGAGGGTCTGCACACGGTTTGTGAGGAGGCGGGTTGTCCCAACATTTACGAGTGCTGGGAGGACCGGGAGGCCACGTTCTTGATCGGTGGTGACCAGTGCACTCGCCGGTGTGACTTCTGTCAGATCGACACCGGCAAACCTGCCGACCTGGACCGCACCGAGCCCCGCAAGGTCGCCGAATCCGTCCAGGCCATGGGCTTGCGCTACTCGACGATCACCGGCGTCGCCCGTGACGACCTCGACGACGGTGGCGCCTGGCTGTACGCGGAGACTGTCCGTCAGATCCACGAGTTGAACCCGGGTACGGGTGTCGAGTTGTTGATCCCGGACTTCAATGCCGACCCGGAGCAGCTGGCCGAGGTGTTCGGTTCGCGTCCGGAGGTGTTGGCGCACAACGTGGAGACGGTGCCGCGGATCTTCAAGCGGATCCGTCCCGGTTTCCGTTACGCACGATCGTTGGAGGTCATCACCCGTGCCCGTGAGGCGGGTTTGGTGACGAAGTCGAACTTGATCCTCGGCATGGGTGAGACCCCTGACGAGGTGGGTGCGGCGATGCAGGACCTGGTCGACGCGGGTTGCGAGATCCTGACGATCACCCAGTACCTGCGTCCTTCCCCGCGGCATCATCCGGTGGACCGGTGGGTGAAGCCGGAGGAGTTCGTGGAGCACTCGAAGGCGGCGGAGTCGATGGGTTTCGCGGGTGTGATGGCGGGCCCGCTGGTCCGTTCCTCGTACCGTGCGGGCCGGTTGTATGCGCAGACGAAGGCCCATCGCGGCGAAGACCTCCCGGACAACCTCTCCCACCTCGCAGAGCAGGGTCCGGCCGCACAAGAGGCCAGCTCCCTGCTCACCAGATAA
- a CDS encoding ABC transporter ATP-binding protein, producing MEQTIAEAPPRTESRLHAEALTLAYDGRTVAEQLGVVIPDKSFTVIVGPNACGKTTLLRALARMLKPRQGSVYLDGEVISSYGAKEVARRLGLLPQSSVAPDGITVADLVARGRYPHQRLLRQWSRDDAAVVAESMRATGVDDLAERLVDELSGGQRQRVWMAMALAQQTDLLLLDEPTTYLDIAHQMDILDLCAQLHAEQGRTLVAVLHDLNHAARYATHMIAMRDGQVLATGAPAEVVTEENVEKIFELPCRVMPCPETGTPLVIPKATRRGE from the coding sequence GTGGAACAGACGATCGCCGAAGCGCCGCCCCGGACCGAGTCGCGCCTGCACGCCGAGGCACTGACCCTCGCCTACGACGGGCGCACCGTCGCCGAGCAGCTCGGCGTGGTCATCCCCGACAAGTCGTTCACGGTCATCGTCGGCCCGAACGCCTGCGGCAAGACCACCCTCCTGCGGGCGCTGGCGCGCATGCTCAAACCGCGCCAGGGCTCGGTGTACCTCGACGGCGAGGTGATCTCCAGCTACGGCGCGAAGGAGGTCGCGCGCAGGCTGGGGCTGCTGCCGCAGAGCTCCGTCGCGCCGGACGGCATCACGGTGGCCGACCTCGTCGCGCGCGGCCGGTACCCGCACCAGCGCCTGCTGCGCCAGTGGTCCCGCGACGACGCCGCCGTGGTCGCGGAGTCCATGCGCGCCACCGGGGTCGACGACCTGGCCGAGCGGCTGGTGGACGAGCTGTCCGGCGGCCAGCGCCAGCGCGTCTGGATGGCGATGGCGCTGGCGCAGCAGACCGACCTGCTGCTGCTCGACGAGCCCACGACGTACCTGGACATCGCGCACCAGATGGACATCCTCGACCTGTGCGCGCAGCTGCACGCCGAGCAGGGCCGCACGCTCGTGGCCGTGCTGCACGACCTCAACCACGCCGCCCGCTACGCCACGCACATGATCGCGATGCGCGACGGGCAGGTGCTGGCGACCGGCGCCCCGGCCGAGGTCGTCACCGAGGAGAACGTCGAGAAGATCTTCGAACTCCCCTGCCGCGTGATGCCCTGCCCGGAGACCGGCACCCCGCTGGTGATCCCGAAGGCGACGCGCCGCGGCGAATGA